One part of the Streptomyces sp. AM 2-1-1 genome encodes these proteins:
- the thiO gene encoding glycine oxidase ThiO: MRASGDPSATEAGNTAGGNTEAGNTAAADRRGPSYDVLVVGGGIIGLVTAWRAALAGLRTAVADPGPGGGAARVAAGMLAAVTELHYGEQMLLGLNLASAARYPEFTAELEAASGRDIGFRACGTLAVALDSDDRAHLRELHALQERSGLASQWLSGRECRRLEPMLAPGVRGGLRVDGDHQVDPRRLATALLTACERAGVVFHRTPCERLEVARGRASGALLADGTAVSAGQVVLAAGSLSGKLAGVPEGVAPPVRPVKGQVVRLTVPRAFAPFLSRTVRAVVRGQDLYLVPRENGELVVGATSEEMGWDTTVTAGGVYELLRDAHELVPGITELPLTETLAGLRPATPDNAPVLGPTTLPGLLVATGHHRNGVLLTPVTGDAMAHALTTGELPEWARPFAPSRFTAPTVPVREEQYA; this comes from the coding sequence ATGCGTGCTTCAGGAGACCCGTCCGCCACGGAGGCCGGGAACACGGCGGGCGGGAACACGGAGGCCGGGAACACGGCTGCGGCGGACCGCCGGGGGCCCTCGTACGACGTGCTCGTCGTCGGGGGCGGGATCATCGGCCTGGTGACCGCCTGGCGGGCGGCGCTGGCGGGGCTGCGGACGGCCGTCGCCGATCCCGGGCCCGGGGGCGGCGCCGCCCGGGTGGCGGCCGGGATGCTCGCCGCCGTCACCGAACTCCACTACGGCGAGCAGATGCTGCTCGGCCTCAACCTCGCCTCCGCCGCCCGCTACCCGGAGTTCACCGCCGAGCTGGAGGCGGCGAGCGGCCGGGACATCGGCTTCCGCGCCTGCGGCACGCTCGCGGTGGCGCTGGACTCCGACGACCGGGCGCACCTGCGCGAACTCCACGCTCTCCAGGAGCGTTCCGGTCTCGCGTCCCAGTGGCTGTCGGGGCGCGAGTGCCGGCGGCTGGAACCGATGCTGGCACCGGGCGTACGGGGCGGGCTGCGGGTCGACGGCGACCACCAGGTCGACCCGCGGCGGCTGGCGACCGCGCTGCTGACGGCCTGCGAACGGGCCGGGGTGGTCTTCCACCGCACTCCCTGCGAGCGGTTGGAGGTCGCGCGCGGCCGGGCGTCCGGGGCGCTGCTCGCGGACGGTACGGCGGTCTCCGCCGGACAGGTCGTGCTGGCCGCCGGAAGCCTCAGCGGCAAGCTCGCGGGGGTGCCGGAGGGGGTCGCCCCGCCGGTGCGCCCGGTGAAGGGCCAGGTGGTGCGACTGACCGTGCCGCGGGCGTTCGCCCCTTTCCTCAGCCGGACCGTGCGCGCCGTGGTGCGCGGCCAGGACCTCTACCTCGTACCGCGCGAGAACGGTGAGCTGGTCGTCGGCGCGACCAGCGAGGAGATGGGCTGGGACACCACCGTCACGGCGGGCGGGGTGTACGAACTGCTGCGCGACGCCCACGAGCTGGTGCCGGGCATCACCGAACTGCCGCTCACCGAGACCCTGGCCGGACTCCGTCCCGCCACCCCCGACAACGCCCCGGTCCTCGGCCCGACCACGCTGCCGGGGCTGCTCGTCGCGACCGGCCACCACCGCAACGGGGTGCTGCTCACCCCCGTCACCGGCGACGCGATGGCGCACGCCCTGACCACCGGCGAACTGCCCGAGTGGGCCCGCCCGTTCGCGCCGAGCCGTTTCACCGCCCCCACCGTCCCCGTGCGCGAGGAGCAGTACGCATGA
- a CDS encoding thiazole synthase, with amino-acid sequence MSDDLFSLGGRDFSSRLIMGTGGAPSLDVLERALVASGTELTTVAMRRLDPTVRGSVLSVLERLSILVLPNTAGCFTAGEAVLTARLAREALGTDWVKLEVVADERTLLPDPVELLDAAEILVDDGFTVLPYTSDDPVLARRLEDVGCAAVMPLGSPIGSGLGIRNPHNFELIVERAGVPVILDAGAGTASDAALAMELGCAAVMLASAVTRAQEPELMASAMRHAVDGGRLARRAGRIPRRHFAEASSPVEGRAALDPERPAF; translated from the coding sequence GTGTCCGACGACCTCTTCTCGCTGGGCGGCCGTGACTTCTCCTCGCGGCTGATCATGGGCACCGGCGGCGCCCCCAGCCTGGACGTGCTCGAGCGGGCGCTCGTCGCCTCCGGCACCGAGCTGACCACCGTCGCGATGCGGAGGCTGGACCCGACCGTGCGGGGTTCGGTCCTCTCCGTCCTGGAGCGCCTCTCGATCCTGGTACTGCCCAACACGGCCGGGTGCTTCACCGCCGGCGAGGCGGTGCTGACCGCCCGGCTGGCCCGGGAGGCGCTCGGTACCGACTGGGTGAAGCTGGAGGTGGTGGCGGACGAGCGGACCCTGCTGCCGGACCCGGTCGAGCTGCTGGACGCGGCGGAGATCCTGGTCGACGACGGGTTCACCGTGCTCCCGTACACCAGCGACGACCCGGTGCTGGCGCGGAGGCTGGAGGACGTGGGGTGCGCGGCCGTGATGCCGCTCGGCTCCCCCATCGGCTCCGGCCTCGGCATCCGCAACCCGCACAACTTCGAGCTGATCGTGGAGCGGGCCGGTGTCCCGGTGATCCTGGACGCCGGGGCGGGCACCGCCTCGGACGCGGCGCTGGCGATGGAGCTGGGGTGCGCGGCCGTGATGCTCGCCTCGGCGGTGACCCGGGCGCAGGAGCCGGAGCTGATGGCGTCCGCGATGCGGCACGCGGTGGACGGCGGCCGTCTCGCCCGCCGCGCGGGCCGCATCCCCCGCCGGCACTTCGCCGAGGCGTCCTCCCCGGTGGAGGGCCGCGCGGCCCTGGACCCGGAGCGCCCGGCGTTCTGA
- the bfr gene encoding bacterioferritin, translating into MQGDPEVIEFLNEQLTAELTAINQYFLHAKMQDNFGWTKLAKYTRAESFDEMKHAEILTDRILFLDGLPNYQRLFHVRVGQTVTEMFQADRQVEVEAIDRLKRGIEVMRAKGDITSANIFESILEDEEHHIDYLDTQLELVEKLGEPLYIAQQIEQPEG; encoded by the coding sequence ATGCAGGGCGACCCCGAGGTCATCGAGTTCCTGAACGAGCAGCTGACCGCCGAACTGACTGCCATCAACCAGTACTTCCTGCACGCGAAGATGCAGGACAACTTCGGCTGGACGAAGCTCGCGAAGTACACCCGTGCCGAGTCGTTCGACGAGATGAAGCACGCGGAGATCCTGACCGACCGGATCCTCTTCCTCGACGGCCTCCCGAACTACCAGCGCCTCTTCCACGTGCGGGTCGGCCAGACGGTGACGGAGATGTTCCAGGCCGACCGCCAGGTGGAGGTGGAGGCCATCGACCGCCTCAAGCGCGGCATCGAGGTCATGCGGGCCAAGGGGGACATCACCTCGGCCAACATCTTCGAGTCGATCCTCGAGGACGAGGAGCACCACATCGACTACCTCGACACGCAGCTGGAGCTGGTGGAGAAGCTCGGGGAGCCGCTCTACATCGCCCAGCAGATCGAGCAGCCGGAGGGCTGA
- a CDS encoding sulfite oxidase-like oxidoreductase, which produces MGQPESEGYRAAGQSELPPGQRLQRGWPVTHYGPVPKFRPERWEFRVFGATADGGKHCWNHQEFSALPFSSVVADLHCVTKFSMLGAEWGGVPAEVVLGLAPPADDVTHVMVWAEYGFSSNLRLADFASARTLFATHKDGELLTAEHGFPLRLVVPHLYAWKGPKWVRGIEYMTADRRGFWEERGYHNIGDPWSEQRYSYQEEPGDGPEL; this is translated from the coding sequence ATGGGTCAGCCGGAGAGCGAGGGGTACCGCGCAGCGGGGCAGTCCGAGCTTCCGCCGGGCCAGCGGCTCCAACGCGGCTGGCCGGTGACCCACTACGGCCCGGTGCCCAAGTTCCGGCCCGAGCGCTGGGAATTCCGGGTCTTCGGAGCCACCGCCGACGGCGGGAAGCACTGCTGGAACCACCAGGAGTTCTCGGCGCTGCCGTTCTCCTCGGTCGTCGCCGACCTGCACTGCGTCACCAAGTTCAGCATGCTGGGCGCCGAGTGGGGCGGGGTGCCCGCGGAGGTCGTCCTCGGCCTCGCACCGCCCGCCGACGACGTCACCCACGTGATGGTGTGGGCCGAGTACGGCTTCTCCTCCAACCTCCGGCTCGCCGACTTCGCCTCCGCGCGCACCCTCTTCGCCACCCACAAGGACGGCGAACTGCTCACCGCGGAGCACGGCTTCCCGCTGCGCCTGGTCGTCCCGCACCTGTACGCCTGGAAGGGCCCGAAGTGGGTCCGCGGCATCGAGTACATGACGGCGGACCGCCGCGGCTTCTGGGAGGAGCGCGGCTACCACAACATCGGCGACCCGTGGAGCGAGCAGCGCTACTCGTACCAGGAGGAGCCCGGGGACGGCCCCGAGCTCTGA
- the thiS gene encoding sulfur carrier protein ThiS, which translates to MTDPADVSVQVNGDPRRIPAGTSLSTLVASLTRAPSGVAAAVNESVVPRSAWDTTPLAGGDRIEVLTAVQGG; encoded by the coding sequence ATGACCGACCCGGCCGACGTGAGCGTCCAGGTGAACGGCGATCCCCGCCGGATCCCCGCCGGCACCTCCCTGTCCACCCTGGTGGCGTCCCTCACCCGGGCGCCCTCCGGGGTCGCCGCCGCCGTCAACGAGAGCGTGGTGCCCCGTTCGGCGTGGGACACCACCCCTCTCGCCGGGGGCGACCGGATCGAGGTCCTCACCGCGGTGCAGGGAGGCTGA
- a CDS encoding deoxyribonuclease IV, with the protein MRNPVGAHVPVAGGLVKSGLGHADELAAETVQIFVANPRGWATPAGKPDQDALFREKCEARRMPVYVHAPYLINFGSHTGATVEKSVDSLRHSLRRARATGARGVVVHTGSATGGRPREVALAQVRAHLLPLLDELTHDDDPDLLLESTAGQGSSLCSRTWDFGPYFEALDSHPKLGVCLDTCHIHAAGHDLAVPGGMRRTLDLLVETVGEGRLKLIHANDSKDVVGAHKDRHERIGSGHIGAEPFRELFTHPATAGVPLVVETPGGKEGNTADVARLKELRDSAGR; encoded by the coding sequence GTGCGCAATCCGGTGGGCGCACACGTCCCGGTGGCCGGCGGCCTCGTCAAGTCCGGTCTCGGCCACGCCGACGAGCTGGCGGCCGAGACCGTCCAGATCTTCGTCGCGAACCCGCGCGGCTGGGCCACCCCCGCCGGGAAGCCCGACCAGGACGCGCTCTTCCGCGAGAAGTGCGAGGCCCGGCGGATGCCGGTGTACGTGCACGCCCCGTACCTGATCAATTTCGGCTCGCACACCGGGGCGACCGTGGAGAAGTCCGTGGACTCCCTGCGGCACTCGCTGCGCCGGGCGCGGGCGACGGGCGCGCGGGGCGTCGTGGTCCACACGGGTTCGGCGACCGGCGGCCGGCCCCGCGAGGTGGCGCTGGCGCAGGTCCGCGCGCACCTGCTGCCGCTGCTGGACGAGCTGACCCACGACGACGATCCCGATCTGCTGCTGGAGTCCACCGCCGGTCAGGGGTCCTCGCTCTGCTCGCGGACCTGGGACTTCGGACCGTACTTCGAGGCGCTGGACTCCCACCCGAAGCTGGGCGTCTGCCTGGACACCTGCCACATCCACGCGGCGGGCCACGACCTGGCCGTGCCCGGTGGGATGCGCCGGACGCTGGACCTGCTGGTGGAGACGGTCGGCGAGGGGCGGCTCAAGCTGATCCACGCCAACGACTCCAAGGACGTGGTCGGCGCCCACAAGGACCGGCACGAGAGGATCGGTTCGGGTCACATCGGGGCGGAGCCGTTCCGGGAGCTCTTCACCCACCCGGCGACCGCCGGGGTGCCGCTGGTCGTCGAGACGCCGGGCGGCAAGGAGGGGAACACTGCGGACGTGGCCCGTCTGAAGGAGCTGCGGGACTCCGCGGGGCGCTGA
- a CDS encoding (2Fe-2S)-binding protein → MYVCSCFGVTEQQVRQHAAAGACTPRQIASASKAGTDCGGCVRRIQALLGRGECPRRELLERRADPLAAPATPPGTALPEAA, encoded by the coding sequence GTGTACGTCTGCTCCTGCTTCGGCGTCACCGAACAGCAGGTGAGGCAGCATGCGGCGGCGGGCGCCTGCACCCCCCGGCAGATCGCCTCCGCCAGCAAGGCCGGTACCGACTGCGGTGGCTGCGTGCGCCGTATCCAGGCCCTGCTGGGCCGGGGCGAGTGCCCGCGCCGCGAACTGCTGGAGCGCCGCGCCGACCCCCTCGCCGCCCCGGCGACCCCGCCCGGGACCGCGCTTCCCGAAGCCGCCTGA
- the pknB gene encoding Stk1 family PASTA domain-containing Ser/Thr kinase, which produces MDTTLQDPLIGRLLDGRYRVEARIAVGGMATVYRAVDTRLDRVLALKVMHPALAADASFVERFIREAKSVARLAHPNVVSVYDQGAEGAWVYLAMEYVAGCTLRDVLRDRGALQPRAALDILEPVLAALGAAHRAGFVHRDMKPENVLIGDDGWVKVADFGLVRAVGTSTDTTGSLLGTVSYLAPEQIEHGTADTRSDVYACGVVLYEMLTGAKPHTGENAAQIIYRHLNQDVPPPSAAVPGLSPALDALVAGATARDAEARAQDAVVLLAQTLEARAVLGDADLDAVPPQALAPVSAGAENRTSVLPRAVPEDRGTTHRTSRLEMPATATASVATARPRRSARAGRPGGAPRRGLYAVVTALVLVLLVGGGVWYINSGQFTEVPALLGQTQANAEKRLGDAGLDVESVDKAYSDTVDRGSVISSDPAPGDRVRGNDAVKLVVSRGPETVDVPDVAGISLADARKALKEAGLAPGMVTREFSDEVGRGEVVRTDPEAGTGRHPDSAVALVVSKGAPVEVPDVSGLSVEDATAALEEEGLKAEVEPGRVESSQVAGDVDRQAPDAGAEAAEGDTVRLTVSKGPPMVEVPDVTGRDVDEARELLEDAGFEVRVDRPFLSFSDTVASQSVDGGGTAAEGSTVTIRTKGL; this is translated from the coding sequence GTGGACACGACCCTCCAGGACCCGCTGATCGGACGGCTGCTCGACGGCCGCTACCGCGTCGAGGCGCGCATCGCCGTGGGCGGGATGGCCACGGTCTACCGGGCCGTGGACACCCGTCTCGACCGGGTGCTCGCCCTCAAGGTGATGCACCCGGCGCTCGCGGCCGACGCCTCCTTCGTGGAGCGCTTCATCCGCGAGGCCAAGTCGGTGGCACGGCTCGCGCACCCCAACGTGGTGTCCGTCTACGACCAGGGCGCCGAGGGCGCCTGGGTCTACCTCGCCATGGAGTACGTCGCCGGCTGCACCCTCCGGGACGTGCTCCGGGACCGCGGAGCCCTCCAGCCACGTGCCGCGCTCGACATCCTGGAGCCGGTGCTGGCCGCGCTGGGCGCCGCGCACCGGGCCGGCTTCGTGCACCGCGACATGAAGCCGGAGAACGTCCTGATCGGGGACGACGGCTGGGTCAAGGTCGCCGACTTCGGGCTGGTCCGCGCGGTCGGCACCTCCACGGACACCACCGGCTCCCTGCTGGGCACGGTCTCCTACCTCGCCCCCGAGCAGATCGAGCACGGCACGGCGGACACCCGCTCCGACGTGTACGCCTGCGGTGTGGTCCTGTACGAGATGCTGACCGGCGCCAAGCCGCACACCGGCGAGAACGCCGCCCAGATCATCTACCGGCACCTCAACCAGGACGTCCCCCCGCCGTCCGCCGCGGTCCCCGGGCTGTCCCCGGCGCTGGACGCGCTGGTCGCGGGCGCCACCGCGCGCGACGCGGAGGCCCGCGCGCAGGACGCGGTGGTGCTGCTCGCCCAGACCCTCGAAGCCCGGGCCGTCCTCGGCGACGCGGACCTGGACGCGGTGCCTCCGCAGGCGCTCGCCCCGGTGAGCGCCGGGGCCGAGAACCGTACGAGCGTGCTGCCGCGCGCGGTGCCGGAGGACCGGGGCACCACCCACCGCACCAGCCGGCTGGAGATGCCCGCGACCGCGACCGCCTCGGTCGCGACCGCGCGGCCCCGGCGCTCCGCGCGGGCGGGACGCCCCGGCGGAGCGCCGCGTCGCGGGCTCTACGCCGTGGTGACCGCGCTGGTGCTGGTGCTGCTGGTGGGCGGCGGCGTCTGGTACATCAACTCCGGGCAGTTCACCGAGGTGCCCGCTCTCCTGGGCCAGACCCAGGCGAACGCCGAGAAGCGGCTCGGCGACGCCGGGCTCGACGTGGAGAGCGTCGACAAGGCCTACAGCGACACCGTCGACCGGGGTTCGGTGATCAGCAGCGACCCCGCGCCCGGCGACCGGGTCCGGGGCAACGACGCGGTGAAGCTCGTCGTCTCGCGCGGGCCGGAGACCGTGGACGTCCCCGACGTGGCGGGGATCTCCCTGGCCGACGCCCGCAAGGCGCTGAAGGAGGCCGGGCTGGCACCGGGCATGGTGACCCGCGAGTTCAGTGACGAGGTGGGGCGCGGCGAGGTGGTCCGTACCGACCCCGAGGCGGGCACCGGACGCCACCCGGACTCGGCCGTGGCTCTGGTGGTGAGCAAGGGCGCCCCGGTCGAGGTGCCGGACGTCTCCGGGCTCTCCGTCGAGGACGCCACCGCCGCCCTGGAGGAGGAAGGGCTCAAGGCCGAGGTGGAGCCCGGCCGGGTCGAGTCGTCCCAGGTGGCCGGCGACGTCGACCGGCAGGCGCCGGACGCGGGCGCGGAGGCGGCCGAGGGGGACACCGTCCGGCTCACCGTCTCCAAGGGCCCCCCGATGGTCGAGGTCCCCGACGTCACCGGCAGGGACGTGGACGAGGCCCGGGAACTCCTGGAGGACGCCGGGTTCGAGGTCCGGGTCGACCGGCCGTTCCTCTCCTTCAGCGACACGGTCGCGAGCCAGTCGGTCGACGGCGGCGGCACGGCGGCCGAGGGATCGACCGTCACCATCCGGACCAAGGGACTCTGA